A window of the Arachis duranensis cultivar V14167 chromosome 5, aradu.V14167.gnm2.J7QH, whole genome shotgun sequence genome harbors these coding sequences:
- the LOC107488638 gene encoding homeobox-leucine zipper protein MERISTEM L1-like produces the protein MFPTNVFDSHQQHMMLDMSSSHNESDLGIRTGDDEFFDIKSATEIVMEAPSGDDEQDPNQRPKKKGYHRHTQHQIQEMEAFFKQCPHPDDKQRKELSRELGLEPLQVKFWFQNKRTQMKAQHERHENAILKAENEKLRAENSRYKEALSNATCPNCGGPAALGEMSFDEQHLRIENARLKQEIDRISGIAEKYVGKPVTSSHNSNHMAPHSRSLDLGVGSYGGGSQSSAGGMVGEMYGGSELLRPFPVPCDSDKPRIVELAVAAMEELTRLAQVGDPLWVQSNQHCTEILNEDEYLRTFRVIGPKALGLRSESSRESAVIIMNHTKLVEILMDVNQWSTMFCGIVSRALTLEVLSTGVAGNYNGALQVMSAEFQVASPLVPSRENYFVRYCKEHPDGRWTVVDVSLENESRSRRSSRRRPSGCLIEELPNGYSKVTWIEHVEVDDRGVHSLYKPLVKCGLAFGAKRWMATLERQCERVASYIGGGAGELCGTSAEGRRSMLKLAERMVMSFCTGVGASTAHAWTTLSSDMDDVRVMTRKSMDDPGRPPGIVLCAATSFSLPVPPNTLFHFLRDQNSRSQWDILSNRGLVQEITHIASSANVLSLLRVNSVNSSQSNMLILQESCTDCSGSYVVYAPVDMAAMNIILSGGDPDYLALLPSGFAILPDGLAASSGGSLLTVAFQILVDSAPTAKLSLGSVATVNTLIKCTVERIKAAVISDTTSFHNLAS, from the exons ATGTTTCCCACGAACGTGTTCGATTCTCATCAGCAGCACATGATGCTTGATATGTCATCGTCTCACAATGAGAGTGATTTGGGAATAAGGACCGGAGATGATGAGTTCTTTGACATTAAATCTGCTACTGAGATCGTCATGGAAGCTCCTTCCGGTGATGATGAGCAAGATCCCAACCAACGACCCAAAAAGAAGGGTTACCATCGCCACACACAGCACCAGATACAAGAAATGGAAGC GTTCTTCAAGCAGTGTCCACACCCAGATGACAAGCAAAGAAAGGAGCTGAGCCGTGAGCTGGGATTAGAGCCATTGCAAGTAAAGTTTTGGTTCCAAAACAAGCGGACACAGATGAAGGCACAACATGAGCGACACGAGAACGCTATATTAAAGGCTGAGAACGAGAAGCTTCGTGCCGAGAACAGCAGATACAAGGAGGCCCTAAGCAATGCTACTTGCCCCAACTGTGGAGGACCTGCTGCCCTTGGTGAAATGTCCTTTGACGAGCAGCACCTCCGGATTGAGAATGCTCGTCTCAAACAAGAG ATTGATAGGATTTCGGGAATAGCGGAGAAATATGTTGGGAAGCCAGTGACTTCCTCTCACAATAGCAATCACATGGCTCCACATTCTCGCTCGCTTGATCTTGGAGTTGGTAGCTATGGTGGAGGATCACAGTCCTCAGCCGGCGGCATGGTTGGAGAGATGTATGGCGGCAGTGAGCTTCTGAGGCCGTTCCCAGTTCCTTGTGATTCGGACAAACCCAGGATTGTGGAGCTTGCTGTGGCAGCTATGGAGGAACTAACAAGACTAGCTCAGGTTGGAGATCCTTTGTGGGTCCAAAGCAACCAGCACTGTACTGAGATTCTAAACGAAGATGAATACTTGAGGACCTTTAGAGTTATAGGCCCAAAAGCGTTGGGCTTGAGATCTGAATCCTCAAGAGAATCCGCGGTGATTATCATGAATCACACTAAACTGGTTGAGATACTAATGGATGTG AATCAATGGTCAACAATGTTCTGTGGTATTGTGTCAAGAGCGTTGACACTTGAAGTGCTTTCAACCGGAGTGGCAGGAAACTATAACGGAGCGTTGCaagtg aTGTCGGCTGAGTTCCAGGTGGCATCGCCTCTTGTTCCAAGCAGAGAGAACTATTTCGTAAGGTACTGCAAGGAACATCCGGATGGGAGATGGACAGTGGTAGATGTGTCGTTGGAGAATGAGAGCAGAAGCCGAAGAAGCAGCCGAAGAAGGCCCTCTGGCTGCTTAATTGAAGAACTCCCAAACGGCTACTCCAAGGTGACATGGATTGAGCATGTAGAAGTGGATGACAGAGGCGTGCATAGCCTCTACAAGCCATTGGTGAAGTGCGGGCTGGCCTTTGGAGCTAAGAGGTGGATGGCGACGTTAGAGAGACAATGCGAACGTGTTGCGAGTTACATAGGAGGAGGAGCAGGGGAGCTGTGTGGTACGAGTGCGGAGGGAAGGAGGAGCATGCTGAAGTTGGCAgagagaatggtgatgagcttcTGCACTGGAGTGGGAGCTTCCACGGCACATGCATGGACCACTCTGTCGTCGGATATGGATGATGTGAGGGTTATGACGAGGAAGAGCATGGACGACCCTGGCAGACCCCCTGGCATTGTCCTCTGCGCTGCCACTTCCTTCTCCCTCCCTGTTCCTCCCAACACTCTCTTTCATTTCCTCAGAGATCAGAACTCCCGAAGCCAGTGGGATATCCTCTCCAACCGAGGCCTTGTTCAAGAAATCACACACATAGCAAGCTCTGCCAACGTGCTCTCTCTGCTTCGCGTCAAT AGTGTGAATTCGAGCCAAAGCAACATGCTGATACTTCAGGAGAGTTGTACAGACTGCAGTGGATCCTATGTGGTATATGCACCCGTGGACATGGCTGCCATGAATATAATTCTTAGTGGCGGGGATCCAGATTACCTGGCCCTGCTTCCCTCGGGTTTTGCGATTCTTCCTGATGGCCTTGCTGCATCTTCTGGAGGGTCTCTCCTCACGGTTGCGTTTCAGATCTTGGTTGACTCCGCCCCAACCGCCAAGCTATCCCTGGGTTCAGTCGCCACTGTTAACACTTTAATTAAGTGCACCGTTGAAAGAATCAAAGCTGCTGTCATTTCTGACACTACCTCATTTCACAACCTTGCTTCCTAG